The genomic region GTTATAGTGTGCGTGAAACAAAGCTTGGTTATAGAGATATAACCTGAAGATTTTATACCGAAATATGAGCCAAGAGATCAAGATTGTAGCTTATTTGAAGACCTACTGTGGGTGGAGTGAAGGAGTCCGTGCGATCATGCGCAAGTATGGCCTGGACTACGAGGAGAAGGATATCATCAAGAATCCTGCACTTCGCTGGGAAATGGAACAAAAGAGCGGACAGCCACTGAGCCCCTGTGTGGAGGTGAATGGCACGATGCTTGCCGATGTTTCTGGTGAGGAAGTGGAGGCCTGGATGATCGAGCAAGGTCTTCTGCAAGGCAGCGATGCGGAGGCAGATGCGCCTACCAACTCAGCCTGCACTGACGAACAGCACGAGGCAATGGCCCGCGGCGAGTTCCCGGAAGGCGGAGCGA from Rubritalea squalenifaciens DSM 18772 harbors:
- a CDS encoding glutaredoxin family protein, whose amino-acid sequence is MSQEIKIVAYLKTYCGWSEGVRAIMRKYGLDYEEKDIIKNPALRWEMEQKSGQPLSPCVEVNGTMLADVSGEEVEAWMIEQGLLQGSDAEADAPTNSACTDEQHEAMARGEFPEGGAKIKFID